The genome window GGAATACATTGGAAGCGTTCTGAAAAACCTATTTTAGAATATATCGGTGAACTCGGTGGTAAAGATAAAGCGGGAGATGTTACCTTGTGGGGAACTTATCATCGCCCTTCAATCATGTATGAAGATAACAAATTCAAAATTTGGTTTGATTACTGGACACCCCGCGGAACTGCTATGGGCTATGCGGAAAATCAGGGGGACTTTTTAAATGCGGAAGATTGGAAATTAATTCGCATAGGAGAAAATCCCTGTATATGGGAATTTCCTAATCCTGATGTTGTGAAAGTAGATAATTTATATTATGCGTATGCAGATCCCAGTGGATATGGAAATCATGAATGGAAGGGACGAAAAATTACAGAAGCCGTATCTCGCAATGGTGTAGATTGGCAAATTACAGGATATATAGAACCTGACCCGGACACACCCGCAACCCATGTCCCGGAAGCCCTTGTAATGAAAGAACAAAACAGAAACATTATCTATCTTTTTTATTCCTGTCAAATTGGCGGAGAGCCTTCCAAATATAACTTTCGATATAATCGAATTCGTTATATGTATCGTGAAGTCCCCTCATCCGAAATAGAAAAATATACAAAGTAAGAGGTTATATTAAACGACTAATAATTTGAGCCAATTTATAATGCTTGTTAATATATTACATATAGAAAAAATTTAAATAAAGGGATTGAAAAATGAAAAAAGAAGTAACCTTTGGAGTTATCGTGGGAAATAGAGGCTTTTTCCCAGACATTCTTGCAAAAGAAGGCTATGGAGAAATAAAAAAACTTCTGAAAAAATTAGGCTTCGGGATTGTTATTCTTAATGAAGACGACACCAAATATGGTGCTGTAGAAACATGGGAAGATGCCAAAAAATGTGCCGATTTGTTTCGGAAAAATCGTGATGAAATTGATGGAATTATTGTAACATTACCTAACTTTGGCGATGAACGAGCCGTTGCAGATACGCTTCGTCTGGCAAATCTTCAGGTGCCGGTATTAATTCAGGCAGAACCTGATGATACCAACGCCATGGGCATTAACCGACGGAGAGATTCGTTTTGCGGGAAAATCAGTGTTTGCTCTAATTTAAACCAATACCGTATCCCTTTTACATTAACAACCTTTCACACAGAATCCTTAGGCTCAAAGGAATTTTTACTTGACCTGCAATCTTTTGCAGGAACCTGTCGTGTTATCCGTGGTCTGAAAAATGCCCGTATTGGCTCTATGGGAGCAAGGCCTTCGGCGTTTAATACTGTGCGATATAGTGAAAAATTACTTGAAAACTATGGGATTACTATAGAAACTATTGACCTATCTGAAATATTAGGACAGGCAGAAAAAATATCTCCCAACGACAAAGCCTTAAAAGATGAATGTAAAAAAATATCGGAATATATTGCTATAAAAGGTGTCCCTGACAGTTCTATAGACCGCATGGCACGATTTGCACTTGTCACGGAGCGATGGATTAAAGAAAAAGAACTAAACGCTACTGCGATACAATGCTGGACAGCATTAGAGACCTATTTTGGGGTTGTTCCCTGCACCTGTATGAGTATGTTAAGTGAAAGATTAATCCCCAGTGCCTGTGAAGTAGATGTATGTGGTGCCGTTTCTATGTATTCGTTAAC of Candidatus Hydrogenedens sp. contains these proteins:
- a CDS encoding L-fucose/L-arabinose isomerase family protein; this encodes MKKEVTFGVIVGNRGFFPDILAKEGYGEIKKLLKKLGFGIVILNEDDTKYGAVETWEDAKKCADLFRKNRDEIDGIIVTLPNFGDERAVADTLRLANLQVPVLIQAEPDDTNAMGINRRRDSFCGKISVCSNLNQYRIPFTLTTFHTESLGSKEFLLDLQSFAGTCRVIRGLKNARIGSMGARPSAFNTVRYSEKLLENYGITIETIDLSEILGQAEKISPNDKALKDECKKISEYIAIKGVPDSSIDRMARFALVTERWIKEKELNATAIQCWTALETYFGVVPCTCMSMLSERLIPSACEVDVCGAVSMYSLTLASQRPSALLDWNNNYKDDPDGCVMFHCSNLPKSFFKKPQMDYQAIIASSVGKDNTYGTVTGKIIPAPMTFARMGTREDLGEIQAYVGEGVFTNDRVKSFGGYGIAKISNLQSLLHFICVNGFEHHVAVTIDKVAQSVYEAWEKYLGWDVYYHSS